Proteins encoded in a region of the Bradyrhizobium sp. CB3481 genome:
- a CDS encoding amino acid ABC transporter substrate-binding protein — protein sequence MHQPPRKAIAAGGMLLAMCLLATPVAAQTASEGLSPTLANIKRAHVVRLGYRESSPPFSFLDQAGRPIGYSLELCEAIVEEIGVEVDDTNLRVEYVKVTSDDRIPAVIDNKIDLECGSTTANAERSKVVAFSPLIFVAGTKLMVPKSSSIAAPTDLKGKAVVVTKGTTNEQAMHTIDKKFSLGLSIVTSPDHEQSYQMLVDGKVDAFATDDILLYGLIARHKTQDKFKVTGEYLSYDPYGIMFRKGEPQLKAVVERTFRKLGSGRDLVPLYNKWFVGRLPTGERLGVPISLQLEEAFKALDDTQGSSN from the coding sequence ATGCATCAGCCCCCAAGGAAGGCAATAGCGGCGGGCGGAATGCTGCTGGCAATGTGCTTGCTGGCTACGCCGGTCGCGGCCCAGACCGCCAGCGAAGGACTTAGCCCCACGCTTGCCAACATCAAGCGGGCGCATGTCGTGCGTCTCGGCTATCGCGAGAGCTCGCCGCCATTCTCGTTCCTGGATCAGGCGGGCCGGCCGATCGGCTACAGCCTCGAACTGTGCGAGGCGATCGTCGAGGAAATCGGTGTCGAGGTCGACGACACCAATCTTAGGGTCGAATACGTCAAGGTCACCTCCGACGATCGCATTCCCGCGGTGATTGACAACAAGATCGATCTCGAATGCGGCTCGACCACGGCCAATGCCGAGCGTTCGAAGGTGGTGGCATTCTCGCCGCTGATCTTCGTCGCCGGCACCAAGCTGATGGTGCCGAAATCGTCCAGCATTGCCGCGCCGACGGACCTGAAAGGCAAGGCCGTGGTGGTGACGAAGGGCACCACCAATGAACAGGCGATGCACACGATCGACAAGAAGTTCTCGCTCGGCCTGAGCATCGTGACCTCGCCCGACCACGAGCAGTCCTACCAGATGCTGGTGGACGGCAAGGTCGACGCCTTTGCGACCGATGACATCCTGCTCTATGGCCTGATCGCGCGGCACAAAACGCAGGACAAGTTCAAGGTGACGGGGGAGTATCTGTCCTACGATCCCTACGGCATCATGTTCCGCAAGGGTGAGCCGCAGCTGAAGGCCGTGGTCGAGCGCACCTTCCGCAAGCTCGGCTCGGGCCGCGACCTCGTCCCGCTCTACAACAAATGGTTCGTGGGCCGGCTGCCGACCGGCGAACGGCTGGGCGTGCCGATCTCGCTGCAGCTCGAAGAGGCGTTCAAGGCGCTCGACGATACGCAGGGGTCGAGCAATTAG
- a CDS encoding patatin-like phospholipase family protein, which yields MPVRDEIGPGKTAFVFAGGGSFGAIQVGMLHSLAAHGVTADMVVGCSVGALNGAFYAGDPTLEGVERLGVIWRALQRHDVFPVTWRTMLGFLWRRDFLIPHDGIRKLIDDNIPYRNLEEATLPVHIVATDIISGDSVVLSEGSTAEAIVASTAIPGAFSPIRYRDHYLADGAISSNTPIQVAVRKGARRLIILPTGHACANQDPPVGAVANALHALTLLIARQLVNELEALGPDIEYFVVPPLCPLVGSPYDFSRTADHIDRAILSTDAWLTQHGLQQGRIPHEMRLHSH from the coding sequence GTGCCGGTTCGTGATGAGATCGGTCCTGGCAAAACCGCCTTCGTGTTCGCGGGCGGCGGTAGTTTTGGCGCCATCCAGGTCGGCATGCTGCATTCGCTGGCCGCGCATGGCGTGACTGCCGATATGGTGGTCGGCTGCAGCGTCGGGGCGCTGAACGGCGCCTTCTATGCCGGCGATCCCACGCTGGAGGGCGTGGAACGGCTCGGTGTCATTTGGCGCGCGTTGCAGCGGCACGACGTCTTTCCGGTCACCTGGCGGACCATGCTGGGCTTTCTGTGGCGCCGCGATTTCCTGATTCCCCATGACGGCATTCGCAAGCTGATCGACGACAACATTCCCTACCGCAATCTCGAAGAGGCGACGCTGCCGGTGCATATCGTCGCAACCGACATCATCTCGGGCGACAGCGTGGTGCTGTCGGAAGGCTCGACCGCGGAGGCAATCGTGGCCTCGACCGCGATCCCCGGCGCGTTCTCACCGATCCGCTATCGGGACCATTATCTCGCCGACGGCGCGATCTCCTCCAACACGCCGATCCAGGTCGCGGTGAGGAAGGGGGCGAGGCGGCTGATCATCCTGCCGACCGGGCATGCCTGCGCCAACCAGGACCCACCGGTCGGGGCGGTCGCCAATGCGCTCCACGCACTGACGCTGCTGATCGCGCGGCAACTGGTCAACGAGCTTGAAGCCCTCGGGCCTGACATCGAATATTTCGTGGTTCCGCCGTTATGCCCGCTGGTGGGCTCGCCCTACGACTTTTCGCGAACGGCCGACCATATCGACCGCGCCATTCTTTCGACCGACGCGTGGCTGACCCAGCACGGCCTGCAGCAAGGCAGGATTCCGCACGAGATGCGGCTGCACAGCCACTGA
- a CDS encoding ferredoxin--NADP reductase, which yields MSAFYKEKVLSVRHWTDTLFSFRATRDSGFRFQNGQFAMIGLEVEGRPLLRAYSMASANHEEELEFFSIKVPNGPLTSKLQKIREGDEILVGRKATGTLITDNLIPGKRLLLLSTGTGLAPFASLIKDPDVYDRYETIVLVHGCRQVSELAYGEDLVAKLRDDELFGPLLSEKLLYYPTVTREPFRNRGRITDLISSEQLFNDIHQAPLDIETDRIMMCGSPAMLEELKQMFESGGFIEGSGNTPGHFVIEKAFVER from the coding sequence ATGAGCGCGTTCTATAAAGAGAAGGTTCTTTCCGTTCGCCATTGGACGGATACGCTTTTCAGCTTCCGAGCCACCCGCGATTCGGGCTTCCGCTTCCAGAACGGCCAGTTTGCGATGATCGGCCTCGAGGTCGAGGGCCGGCCGCTGCTGCGCGCCTACAGCATGGCGAGCGCCAATCACGAGGAAGAGCTCGAGTTCTTCTCCATCAAGGTGCCGAACGGTCCGCTGACCTCGAAGCTGCAGAAGATCCGCGAAGGCGATGAGATCCTGGTCGGCCGCAAGGCGACGGGAACGCTGATCACGGACAATCTGATTCCCGGCAAGCGCCTCTTGCTGCTGTCGACCGGCACCGGCCTTGCGCCGTTCGCCAGCCTGATCAAGGACCCTGACGTCTATGATCGCTACGAGACGATCGTGCTCGTGCATGGTTGCCGGCAGGTCTCCGAACTCGCCTATGGCGAGGATCTGGTCGCCAAGCTGCGCGACGACGAACTGTTCGGGCCGCTGCTCTCGGAAAAGCTGTTGTACTATCCGACCGTGACCCGCGAGCCGTTCCGCAACCGCGGCCGCATCACCGACCTGATCTCGTCCGAGCAACTGTTCAACGACATCCACCAGGCGCCGCTCGATATCGAGACCGACCGCATCATGATGTGCGGCAGCCCGGCGATGCTGGAAGAGCTGAAGCAGATGTTCGAATCCGGAGGCTTCATCGAAGGCAGCGGCAACACGCCCGGCCACTTTGTGATCGAGAAGGCATTCGTCGAGCGCTGA
- a CDS encoding carbohydrate porin, translated as MTVFVGWRQAFESAVMVRGDDRRRIGTISPVNSNRRPLEHALAGAAFGALALGSPAIAADLPLKAPYLRPAFDWSGFYIGGHTGYHRGSSFATLADPAVSTTNSVVSGLIGGVQAGYNYHLPSGLLLGVEADLTFPNYLPSNHVVAKFATPNSDLEERWDYFGTVRGRVGYTSGPWLAYATGGFAWTGGRFLNTPTGVDVEEKHINVRPGWAAGAGLEYAFAPHWTVRLEYLYAQFGKADVNFPSGTQYNSTLDFQSLRLGLNRKVDWPGSKGWSPKTDITDPESDRWEIHGQTTYLGQGYPAFRAPYTGTNSLTPARQAQATWSNSLYLNARLWEGGEVYYNPELLQGFGLSDTVGVAGFTSGEAQKSNFPYPHYNTSRLYVRQTFGFGGEQEELASAQQQLAGKVDVNRLTLQAGKFSVGDVFDGNSYAKDTRRDFMNWSIWAPGAFDYAADKLGLTYGFTAELNQKQWALRAGYFLIGAVSNSNNFDTQVFRRGQYVAELETRYSIFSRPGKLRTIGWVSSANSGSYRDTLNDPSLNMDIALTRTGRTKYGYVLNVEQSITDDIGLFGRWSWNNGKTEIMSFTDIDASLSLGTSIKGTAWGRPDDTIGIAGAINALSRDHRDFLAAGGLGPLIGDGQLNYRKERILETYYAYALTKAVTLTADYQFVTNPAFNADRGPVHVFSGRLHGEF; from the coding sequence ATGACTGTATTTGTTGGGTGGCGGCAGGCGTTCGAATCTGCGGTGATGGTGCGCGGCGACGACAGGCGTCGCATTGGGACGATCAGCCCTGTGAACAGCAACCGCCGACCTCTGGAACATGCGCTGGCCGGTGCCGCATTCGGTGCGTTGGCGCTCGGCAGCCCGGCCATTGCGGCCGACCTGCCGCTGAAGGCGCCCTACCTTCGCCCGGCATTCGACTGGAGCGGCTTCTACATCGGCGGGCATACCGGCTATCACCGCGGCTCTTCGTTCGCGACGCTGGCCGACCCCGCCGTCAGCACGACCAACAGCGTGGTCAGCGGCCTGATCGGCGGCGTGCAGGCGGGCTACAACTATCACCTGCCTTCAGGGCTCCTCCTCGGCGTCGAAGCCGATCTCACCTTCCCGAATTATCTGCCGTCCAACCACGTCGTGGCCAAGTTCGCCACGCCGAACTCCGATCTCGAAGAGCGCTGGGACTATTTTGGCACCGTGCGCGGCCGCGTCGGCTATACCAGCGGGCCCTGGCTGGCCTACGCCACCGGCGGTTTCGCATGGACCGGCGGGCGGTTTCTGAATACGCCAACCGGCGTCGACGTCGAAGAAAAGCATATCAACGTCCGCCCCGGATGGGCCGCGGGCGCCGGGCTGGAATACGCCTTCGCGCCGCACTGGACCGTGAGGCTTGAATATCTCTATGCCCAGTTCGGCAAAGCCGATGTCAATTTCCCGTCAGGGACGCAGTACAATTCGACGCTCGATTTCCAGTCACTTCGGCTTGGCCTGAACCGCAAAGTCGATTGGCCGGGATCGAAAGGCTGGTCGCCGAAAACCGACATCACCGATCCTGAATCTGACCGCTGGGAGATCCACGGCCAGACCACCTATCTGGGACAGGGCTACCCGGCATTCCGCGCGCCCTATACCGGCACCAACAGCCTGACGCCGGCGCGGCAGGCGCAGGCCACCTGGAGCAACAGCCTCTATCTGAACGCCCGGCTCTGGGAAGGTGGCGAGGTCTACTACAACCCCGAACTGCTGCAGGGTTTTGGCCTCAGCGACACCGTCGGTGTCGCCGGCTTCACCAGCGGCGAGGCGCAGAAGTCGAATTTCCCCTACCCGCACTACAACACCTCGCGGCTCTACGTGCGCCAGACCTTCGGATTCGGCGGCGAGCAGGAGGAGCTCGCCAGCGCACAGCAGCAGCTTGCCGGCAAGGTCGACGTCAATCGCCTGACGCTGCAGGCCGGCAAATTTTCGGTCGGCGACGTCTTCGACGGCAATTCCTACGCCAAGGATACCCGCCGCGACTTCATGAACTGGTCGATCTGGGCGCCCGGCGCCTTCGACTATGCCGCCGACAAGCTGGGCCTCACCTACGGCTTCACCGCCGAGCTCAACCAGAAGCAATGGGCGTTGCGCGCCGGCTATTTCCTGATCGGTGCTGTCTCCAACTCCAACAATTTCGATACCCAGGTCTTCCGCCGCGGCCAATATGTCGCCGAGCTGGAGACGCGCTACTCCATCTTCTCCCGTCCGGGCAAGCTGCGCACCATCGGCTGGGTGAGCAGCGCCAATTCCGGCAGCTATCGCGACACGTTGAACGATCCCTCGCTCAACATGGACATCGCACTGACACGCACCGGCCGCACCAAATACGGCTACGTCCTCAACGTCGAGCAGTCGATTACGGACGATATCGGCCTGTTCGGCCGCTGGAGCTGGAACAACGGCAAGACCGAGATCATGTCGTTCACCGACATCGACGCCTCACTGTCGCTCGGCACCTCGATCAAGGGTACGGCGTGGGGCCGGCCCGATGACACCATCGGCATCGCCGGCGCGATCAACGCGCTGTCGCGCGACCATCGCGACTTCCTCGCCGCCGGCGGCCTCGGCCCGCTGATCGGCGACGGCCAGCTCAACTACCGCAAGGAGCGCATCCTCGAGACCTATTATGCCTATGCGCTCACCAAGGCGGTCACGCTGACGGCAGACTATCAGTTCGTCACCAATCCCGCCTTCAATGCCGACCGCGGGCCGGTTCACGTGTTCTCGGGACGACTGCACGGGGAGTTCTGA
- a CDS encoding hemolysin family protein has protein sequence MLTLELGIVTILIVTNGLLSMSELAVVSSRPARLAALVEKNVKGSRRALALASDPGKFLSTVQIGITLIGVLSGAFSGATLGARLSGFLVGAGWSQGLADTIGVGTVVTVITYASLIIGELVPKQIALRDPESVAVRVAPYMMLLAKISLPAVWLLDRSGKALLWLLGHRGPAGGKVSEDEIHTLAVEAENAGVLEPGEKEMIAGVMRLGDLPVGAVMTPRREVSMINLTDNQQTIRSALASSNHSSLVVFDPAADTVVGIVKARDMLDCVLAEQSLDVGKLVRPAPVIPEFLDARDVVAILRDSTVHMGLVHDEYGEFQGVVTSADILESIVGGFHTDEGPPEAAAVKRDDGSYLISGWMPAVEFASLLKLELPLSRHYQTVAGFLLSQFGRIPEVGDHTDVEGWRFEIIDLDGRRIDKVLAAKVDGAPAPQDT, from the coding sequence ATGCTCACCTTAGAACTCGGGATCGTCACGATCCTGATCGTCACCAATGGTCTGCTTTCGATGTCAGAGCTGGCCGTCGTCTCGTCGCGGCCGGCACGGCTGGCGGCCTTGGTGGAAAAGAACGTCAAGGGCTCGCGCCGCGCACTCGCGCTGGCGTCTGATCCCGGAAAGTTTCTCTCGACGGTCCAGATCGGCATCACGCTGATCGGCGTTCTGTCGGGCGCGTTTTCCGGCGCCACGCTCGGCGCGCGGTTGAGCGGCTTTCTGGTCGGGGCCGGATGGTCGCAAGGCCTGGCCGATACGATCGGCGTCGGCACGGTCGTGACTGTGATCACCTATGCCTCGCTCATCATCGGCGAACTGGTGCCCAAGCAGATTGCCCTGCGCGACCCGGAATCGGTAGCAGTGCGGGTGGCGCCCTACATGATGCTGCTTGCGAAGATCTCGTTGCCGGCAGTCTGGCTTCTCGACCGGTCCGGCAAGGCGCTGTTATGGCTGCTCGGCCACCGCGGTCCGGCGGGCGGCAAGGTCAGCGAGGATGAAATCCACACGCTGGCCGTCGAAGCGGAGAACGCCGGCGTGCTCGAACCCGGCGAGAAGGAAATGATCGCGGGCGTCATGCGCCTTGGTGATCTTCCGGTCGGCGCCGTCATGACGCCGCGCCGCGAGGTCAGCATGATCAACCTGACCGACAATCAGCAGACGATCCGATCCGCGCTGGCGAGCAGTAACCATTCCAGCCTTGTGGTGTTCGATCCGGCGGCTGACACCGTGGTCGGAATCGTCAAGGCCAGGGACATGCTGGACTGCGTTCTCGCGGAGCAGTCACTCGACGTCGGCAAGCTGGTTCGCCCCGCGCCCGTCATTCCGGAATTTCTCGATGCGCGGGACGTCGTTGCTATTCTGCGCGACTCCACCGTCCATATGGGATTGGTCCATGATGAGTACGGTGAATTCCAGGGCGTTGTCACCAGCGCCGACATCCTGGAATCAATTGTCGGCGGTTTTCATACCGACGAAGGACCGCCTGAGGCAGCGGCCGTGAAGCGCGATGATGGTTCGTACTTGATCTCGGGTTGGATGCCCGCCGTCGAGTTTGCGTCGCTGCTCAAGCTCGAATTGCCGTTGTCGCGGCACTACCAAACGGTGGCAGGCTTCCTGCTCAGCCAGTTCGGGCGGATACCCGAGGTCGGCGATCACACCGACGTGGAAGGCTGGCGTTTCGAGATCATCGATCTCGACGGCCGGCGCATCGACAAGGTGCTGGCGGCGAAGGTCGATGGTGCTCCAGCCCCACAAGACACCTGA
- a CDS encoding FMN-binding glutamate synthase family protein produces the protein MDTLLLPFSPRYIVLTVCAVVTALLLGIGIFDHNPKAWEILMVPVAIFGALTLLGIRDLLQKNHAVLRNYPISAHIRFLLEEIRPEMRQYFFESEKDGMPFSRDTRALVYQRAKMQLDKRPFGTQEDVYREGYEWMHHSVAPKAKGNAEFRVTIGGPDCIKPYSASVFNISAMSFGALSANSVRALNAGAKKGGFAHDTGEGGVSPYHRENGGDIIWEIGSGYFGCRNRDGSFNPEEFARVASDDQIKMVELKISQGAKPGHGGVLPAAKVSAEISRIRGVAMGEDCISPANHRAFSTPIEMMKFVSEMRRLSGGKPAGFKMCIGHPWEFLGICKAMLETGIYPDFIVVDGNEGGTGAAPLEFMDHLGMPMREGVSFVHNALIGINARDRIKIGAAGKIATAFDMARAMAIGADWCNSARGFMFALGCIQSLSCHTDRCPTGVSTQDPIRARALVVPLKTDRVYMYHHATLHALAELLAASGLDHPKQLRPIHFSKRTSSTEVMSFAKLYPSLRPGELIEGTQDPRFRDAWAMAQADSFQPVG, from the coding sequence ATGGATACGCTGCTGCTTCCGTTCTCGCCACGCTACATCGTGCTGACGGTCTGTGCCGTTGTGACCGCATTGCTGCTCGGCATCGGGATTTTCGACCATAACCCGAAGGCGTGGGAAATCCTGATGGTGCCGGTCGCGATTTTCGGCGCGCTCACGCTGCTCGGTATTCGCGACCTCCTGCAGAAGAATCACGCGGTCCTGCGCAACTATCCGATCTCGGCGCATATCCGCTTCCTGCTCGAGGAAATCCGCCCGGAGATGCGGCAATACTTCTTCGAGAGCGAGAAGGACGGCATGCCATTCTCCCGCGATACCCGCGCGCTGGTCTATCAGCGCGCCAAGATGCAACTCGACAAGCGGCCGTTCGGCACCCAGGAAGACGTCTATCGCGAGGGTTACGAATGGATGCATCATTCGGTGGCGCCAAAGGCCAAAGGCAACGCGGAATTCCGCGTCACCATCGGCGGCCCTGATTGCATCAAGCCGTATTCGGCGTCGGTCTTCAATATCTCCGCGATGAGTTTTGGCGCGCTCAGTGCAAACTCCGTACGTGCGCTGAACGCTGGCGCCAAAAAGGGCGGCTTTGCGCATGACACCGGCGAGGGCGGAGTCAGTCCGTACCATCGCGAGAACGGCGGCGACATCATCTGGGAAATCGGCTCCGGCTATTTCGGTTGCCGTAACCGTGACGGCTCGTTCAATCCGGAAGAATTCGCCCGCGTGGCGTCCGACGACCAGATCAAGATGGTCGAACTCAAGATCAGCCAGGGCGCCAAGCCCGGCCATGGGGGCGTGCTACCGGCGGCCAAGGTGTCGGCGGAGATCTCCAGGATCCGGGGCGTGGCGATGGGCGAGGATTGCATTTCGCCGGCCAATCACCGCGCGTTTTCGACGCCGATTGAGATGATGAAATTCGTCAGCGAGATGCGCCGCCTGTCCGGCGGCAAGCCGGCCGGGTTCAAGATGTGTATCGGCCATCCCTGGGAGTTCCTCGGGATCTGCAAGGCGATGCTGGAGACCGGCATCTATCCTGACTTCATCGTCGTCGACGGGAACGAGGGTGGCACCGGCGCGGCGCCGCTCGAGTTCATGGATCATCTGGGTATGCCGATGCGCGAGGGCGTCAGTTTCGTCCACAATGCGTTGATCGGCATCAACGCGCGCGACCGTATCAAGATCGGCGCCGCCGGCAAGATCGCGACCGCCTTCGACATGGCGCGCGCGATGGCGATCGGCGCCGACTGGTGCAATTCCGCCCGCGGATTCATGTTCGCGCTTGGCTGCATCCAATCCTTGAGTTGCCATACCGATCGCTGCCCGACCGGCGTATCCACGCAGGATCCGATCCGCGCCCGGGCGCTGGTGGTGCCACTCAAGACCGACCGCGTCTACATGTACCATCATGCCACCCTGCACGCCCTCGCCGAGCTTCTCGCCGCCTCCGGCCTCGATCACCCGAAACAGCTGCGACCGATCCACTTCTCGAAGCGGACGTCGAGCACCGAGGTGATGTCGTTCGCGAAGCTTTATCCGTCGCTGCGTCCTGGCGAGTTGATCGAAGGCACCCAGGATCCGCGCTTCCGCGATGCCTGGGCGATGGCGCAGGCAGATTCGTTCCAGCCGGTGGGATAA
- a CDS encoding cyanophycin synthetase yields the protein MFDLPKYGDGICLARLAALLDTLAIDRAWLQRNSVVVTGSNGKGSTAAMCAAIGHAYGQRTGLFTSPHLFRFNERIQVGGIEIDDGALTPLKRQVEAAIADLARRGEKFGAFEALFALACLHFQDSQCDFIVFEAGIGGRYDPVRLVGARTTCVTSVDYEHVALLGHSLELIASDKSDACAAGGTIIYGENCRPLRAHLAEFNRGPGRTPLFVRDEVAIGNETRSPSAQHFDYGFGDRQFEHVELNLPGAFQVNNAAIAITLFLLWLQGNQPRRAAGDAEAAIRSGLRNVRWPGRLEIIQREPLTVIDVGHTPDGIRQALRGLIATHGPGGWILVTGTSRDKKADEIAGALAPAFDTIICTAAHHKGADPQAIAAAARRGNPTANVHVGATMADAVRLSQEMARAQKRRVYVAGGLFLAIEYATVAKGGRMEELDFF from the coding sequence ATGTTCGACCTGCCCAAGTATGGCGACGGGATCTGCCTCGCGCGACTGGCAGCGCTGCTGGACACGCTGGCGATCGACCGCGCCTGGCTGCAGCGCAATTCGGTCGTGGTAACGGGATCGAACGGCAAGGGCAGCACGGCCGCGATGTGCGCCGCCATTGGCCATGCGTACGGCCAGCGCACCGGCCTCTTCACCTCGCCGCATCTCTTCCGCTTCAACGAGCGGATTCAGGTTGGCGGCATCGAGATCGATGACGGCGCCCTCACCCCTCTCAAGCGACAGGTCGAAGCCGCCATCGCCGACCTCGCCAGGCGCGGCGAGAAATTCGGCGCGTTCGAAGCGTTGTTCGCGCTCGCCTGCCTGCACTTTCAGGATAGCCAATGCGATTTCATCGTGTTCGAGGCCGGCATCGGCGGCCGCTACGATCCGGTGCGCCTGGTCGGTGCGCGCACGACCTGTGTCACTTCGGTTGATTACGAGCATGTCGCGCTGCTCGGACATTCGCTGGAGCTGATCGCCTCAGACAAGAGCGACGCCTGTGCCGCCGGTGGCACGATCATCTATGGCGAGAACTGCCGACCGTTGCGGGCGCACCTCGCCGAATTCAACCGCGGGCCGGGGCGCACGCCGCTGTTCGTTCGCGACGAGGTCGCTATCGGCAACGAGACGCGGTCCCCATCGGCACAACATTTCGATTACGGATTCGGCGATCGGCAGTTTGAGCACGTCGAGCTTAACCTGCCCGGCGCCTTTCAGGTCAACAATGCCGCCATTGCCATCACGCTGTTCCTGCTATGGCTGCAAGGTAACCAACCAAGGAGGGCCGCCGGCGACGCCGAAGCGGCGATCCGCAGTGGCTTGCGTAACGTACGCTGGCCCGGCCGCCTCGAGATCATCCAGCGCGAGCCGCTTACTGTGATCGACGTTGGCCACACGCCCGACGGCATCCGGCAGGCCCTCCGAGGCCTGATTGCGACCCATGGTCCCGGCGGCTGGATTCTCGTCACCGGCACCTCGCGCGACAAGAAGGCCGACGAAATCGCCGGCGCGCTAGCGCCCGCCTTCGACACCATCATCTGCACGGCGGCCCATCACAAGGGCGCCGACCCGCAGGCGATCGCCGCCGCCGCGCGCCGCGGAAATCCGACCGCAAACGTTCATGTCGGCGCGACAATGGCGGACGCCGTGCGGCTGTCGCAGGAGATGGCGAGGGCACAAAAGCGAAGGGTGTATGTGGCCGGCGGACTCTTTCTGGCGATCGAATACGCGACTGTCGCCAAGGGCGGCCGCATGGAAGAGCTGGATTTTTTCTGA
- a CDS encoding creatininase family protein, whose protein sequence is MASTVPPRNWTDINWPDVAKADAARWIAVLPLAATEQHGPHLPLETDVLIGEAYLARVRELLPAALPVTFLPLQPIGISTEHIDYPGTKTLPTDVALKEWIDIGEIVARSGIRKLVIVTSHGGNSAAMSLVAQDLRAHHKLLVVTTSWSRFGVPDGLFSAEEIRHGIHGGAVETSIMLARYPHTVRREAIADFRPASIAMEQKFRWLSAHRPVPFAWQAQDLNESGAVGDATKACAEKGEQLLDHGARAFCELLSDVDTFDVELFRRKPR, encoded by the coding sequence ATGGCCTCCACCGTTCCGCCCCGCAACTGGACCGACATCAACTGGCCAGATGTCGCCAAAGCCGATGCCGCGCGCTGGATCGCGGTGCTGCCGCTGGCGGCGACCGAGCAGCACGGCCCGCATCTGCCACTGGAAACCGACGTCCTGATCGGCGAGGCCTATCTGGCCCGCGTGCGCGAGCTGTTGCCCGCTGCGCTGCCCGTCACCTTTCTGCCGCTGCAGCCGATCGGCATTTCCACCGAGCATATCGATTATCCCGGTACCAAGACGCTGCCGACCGATGTCGCCTTGAAGGAATGGATTGATATCGGCGAGATCGTCGCCCGGTCGGGTATCCGCAAGCTGGTGATCGTGACCAGCCATGGCGGCAACAGCGCGGCGATGTCGCTGGTCGCGCAGGACCTGCGCGCGCATCACAAGCTGCTCGTCGTCACCACGAGCTGGTCGCGCTTCGGCGTACCGGACGGATTGTTTTCCGCGGAAGAAATCCGCCACGGCATTCATGGCGGTGCGGTCGAGACATCGATCATGCTGGCGCGCTATCCGCACACGGTGCGCCGCGAAGCGATCGCCGATTTTCGTCCCGCCAGCATCGCGATGGAGCAGAAATTCCGCTGGCTCTCAGCCCATCGGCCGGTCCCATTCGCATGGCAGGCGCAGGACCTCAATGAAAGTGGAGCGGTGGGAGATGCCACCAAAGCCTGCGCCGAGAAAGGCGAGCAATTGCTCGATCACGGCGCGCGCGCGTTCTGCGAATTGCTTAGCGATGTCGACACATTCGACGTCGAATTGTTTCGTCGTAAGCCCCGCTGA